A genomic segment from Gadus morhua chromosome 4, gadMor3.0, whole genome shotgun sequence encodes:
- the LOC115543070 gene encoding E3 ubiquitin-protein ligase TRIM39-like isoform X1: MARANASWSEENFSCSICLDVFNSPVSTPCGHNFCRTCITNHWDEQVKFKCPLCNMAFNTRPDLRINTLLSELAAQFQTSIRVKDQLSVKPGEVPCDVCTGTQLKAMKSCLVCLMSFCQAHLEPHLRVEVLKKHRLVEPMDRLEDRMCKKHNQPLELFCQTEQVCVCQFCTETDHKSHPVVPLTEEYEVKTAQLGKIEAEVQQMIQERLNNIQEIKDTVNRSKADADREIADGVHILTALKRCIEKCQDDLKQMVKEKLKSTEKQAEDLIKELEQEIEDLTNRSSEVKQLSHTEDHLHFLQTFRSLKDSPPTRDWTTVEVRPPSYVGTLRRSLDQLEETLNMEMKKLRDDAELKRVQQYSVEVTLDPDTAHPRLILSEDWKQVHDGGVWKELPDNPKRFTKKIRVLTRQSFSGRFYFEVQVKDKTRWCVGVARESINRKDLIIVTPDTGYWTLYFNKDEFVFNDDSDVHLPLRAELQKVGVFVDYDEGLVSFYDVEAGVHVYSATGCSFTEPLYPILGPCLHAEGINSAPLIISPVNQTD; the protein is encoded by the coding sequence atggcccgTGCCAAcgcttcctggtctgaagagaacttttcatgttccatctgtctagatgtgttcaacagtccagtttccacaccatgtggacacaacttctgcagaacctgtattacaaatcACTGGGATGAACAAGTAAAGTTCAAATGTCCTCTTTGCAACATGgctttcaacacaagacctgatttacggattaataccctcttatcagagctggccgCTCAGTTTCAAACATCCATACGAGTAAAAGATCAGCTCTCTGTTAAACccggagaagttccctgtgacgtctgtactgggacccagctgaaggccatgaagtcctgcctagtgtgtcttaTGTCTTTCTGCCAagcccacctggagccacatctgAGAGTCGAagtcctgaagaaacatcggctggtcgagcctatggaccgtctggaagacaggatgtgtaagaaacacaatcaacctctggagctcttctgccagactgaacaggtgtgtgtatgtcagttctgcacagagacagaccacaagtcccatcctgttgtacctctaacggaggaatatgaagtgaagacggcccagctggggaagatagaggctgaagtccagcagatgatccaggagagactaaataatattcaggagattaaagacacagttaaccgcagcaaagcagatgcagacagagagatagccgatggtgtgcacatcctcactgctctgaagcgctgcattgaaaagtgccaggatgacCTCAAGcaaatggttaaagagaaactgaaatccacagagaaacaagctgaagacctcatcaaagagctggagcaggaaatagaagatctgaccaatagaagctcagaggtgaagcagctctcacacactgaagaccacctccacttcctccagaccttcagatccctgaaggattctccacccaccagggactggaccacggtggaggtccgtcctccgtcatacgtagggaccttgaggagatccctggatcagctggaggagacactgaacatggagatgaagaagctgcgtgatgatgctgaactgaaaaGGGTCCAGCAGTATTCAGTAGaggtgactctggatcctgatacagctcacccccgtctcatcctgtctgaggattggaaacaagtacatgatggaggtgtgtggaAGGAACttccagacaaccctaagagatttacaaaaaAGATAcgtgttctcacgaggcagagcttctcagggagattttactttgaggtccaggttaaagacaagactcgATGGTGtgtaggagtggccagagagtccatcaacagaaaagATCTGATCATAGTGACCCCTGATAcaggttactggactctttacTTCAACAAGGATGAGTTTGTATTCAATGATGACTCTGATGTccatctccctctgagagctgagctccagaaggtgggggtgtttgttgattatgatgagggtctggtctccttctatgatgtggaagcagGGGTTCAtgtctactctgctactggctgcagctttactgagcctctctatccaatcctcgGTCCATGTTTACATGCGGAAGGTataaactctgcccccctgatcatctcacctgtcaatcaaacagactag
- the LOC115543070 gene encoding zinc finger protein RFP-like isoform X2, with protein sequence MAFNTRPDLRINTLLSELAAQFQTSIRVKDQLSVKPGEVPCDVCTGTQLKAMKSCLVCLMSFCQAHLEPHLRVEVLKKHRLVEPMDRLEDRMCKKHNQPLELFCQTEQVCVCQFCTETDHKSHPVVPLTEEYEVKTAQLGKIEAEVQQMIQERLNNIQEIKDTVNRSKADADREIADGVHILTALKRCIEKCQDDLKQMVKEKLKSTEKQAEDLIKELEQEIEDLTNRSSEVKQLSHTEDHLHFLQTFRSLKDSPPTRDWTTVEVRPPSYVGTLRRSLDQLEETLNMEMKKLRDDAELKRVQQYSVEVTLDPDTAHPRLILSEDWKQVHDGGVWKELPDNPKRFTKKIRVLTRQSFSGRFYFEVQVKDKTRWCVGVARESINRKDLIIVTPDTGYWTLYFNKDEFVFNDDSDVHLPLRAELQKVGVFVDYDEGLVSFYDVEAGVHVYSATGCSFTEPLYPILGPCLHAEGINSAPLIISPVNQTD encoded by the coding sequence ATGgctttcaacacaagacctgatttacggattaataccctcttatcagagctggccgCTCAGTTTCAAACATCCATACGAGTAAAAGATCAGCTCTCTGTTAAACccggagaagttccctgtgacgtctgtactgggacccagctgaaggccatgaagtcctgcctagtgtgtcttaTGTCTTTCTGCCAagcccacctggagccacatctgAGAGTCGAagtcctgaagaaacatcggctggtcgagcctatggaccgtctggaagacaggatgtgtaagaaacacaatcaacctctggagctcttctgccagactgaacaggtgtgtgtatgtcagttctgcacagagacagaccacaagtcccatcctgttgtacctctaacggaggaatatgaagtgaagacggcccagctggggaagatagaggctgaagtccagcagatgatccaggagagactaaataatattcaggagattaaagacacagttaaccgcagcaaagcagatgcagacagagagatagccgatggtgtgcacatcctcactgctctgaagcgctgcattgaaaagtgccaggatgacCTCAAGcaaatggttaaagagaaactgaaatccacagagaaacaagctgaagacctcatcaaagagctggagcaggaaatagaagatctgaccaatagaagctcagaggtgaagcagctctcacacactgaagaccacctccacttcctccagaccttcagatccctgaaggattctccacccaccagggactggaccacggtggaggtccgtcctccgtcatacgtagggaccttgaggagatccctggatcagctggaggagacactgaacatggagatgaagaagctgcgtgatgatgctgaactgaaaaGGGTCCAGCAGTATTCAGTAGaggtgactctggatcctgatacagctcacccccgtctcatcctgtctgaggattggaaacaagtacatgatggaggtgtgtggaAGGAACttccagacaaccctaagagatttacaaaaaAGATAcgtgttctcacgaggcagagcttctcagggagattttactttgaggtccaggttaaagacaagactcgATGGTGtgtaggagtggccagagagtccatcaacagaaaagATCTGATCATAGTGACCCCTGATAcaggttactggactctttacTTCAACAAGGATGAGTTTGTATTCAATGATGACTCTGATGTccatctccctctgagagctgagctccagaaggtgggggtgtttgttgattatgatgagggtctggtctccttctatgatgtggaagcagGGGTTCAtgtctactctgctactggctgcagctttactgagcctctctatccaatcctcgGTCCATGTTTACATGCGGAAGGTataaactctgcccccctgatcatctcacctgtcaatcaaacagactag
- the LOC115543061 gene encoding zinc finger protein RFP-like codes for MASANTSGSEENFSCCICLDVFNRPVSTPCGHNFCKTCITKTWDEQVNFKCPLCNKAFKRRPDLRINTLLSELAAQFQTSIRVKDQLCVKPGEVPCDVCTGTQLKAVKSCLVCLISYCQTHLEPHQRVEILKKHRLVEPMDRLEDRMCKKHNQLLELFCRTDQVSVCQFCKETDHKSHPVVPLKEEYEVKTAQLGKIEAEVQQMIHERLNYIQEIIDTVNRSKADADREIADGVQILTALKRCIEKCQDDLNQMVKEKLKSTEKQAEHLIKELEQEIEDLTNRSSDVKQLSHTEDHLHFLQAFRSLKDPPPTRDWTTVEVRPPSYVGTLRRSLDQLEETLNMEMKKLRDAELKRVQQYEVDVTLDPDTAHPCLILSEDGKQVHDGGGRKKLPDNPKRFRLGRCVHTRQSFSGRFYFEVQVKDRTGWGLGVARESINRKDWIILTPETGYWTLYFNKDVLVFNDHHAVRLPPRAELQKVGVFVDYDEGLVSFYDVEARVHIYSATGCTFSEPLYPFLCPCNNDYKGNNSAPMVISPVNQTDQDICLIVK; via the coding sequence atggcctctgctaacacttccgggtctgaagagaacttttcatgttgcATCTGTCTAGATGTGTTCAACAGaccagtttccacaccatgtggacacaacttctgcaaaacctgtattacaaagacctgggatgaacaagtcaattTCAAGTGCCCTCTTTGCAATAAGGCTTTCAAAAGAAGACCTGATTTAAGGATtaataccctcttatcagagctggccgCTCAGTTTCAAACATCCATACGAGTAAAAGATCAGCTCTGTGTTAAACccggagaagttccctgtgacgtctgtactgggacccagctgaaggccgtgaagtcctgcctagtgtgtcttatctcttactgccaaacccacctggagccacatcagagagtcgaaatcctgaagaaacatcggctggtcgagcctatggaccgtctggaagacaggatgtgtaagaaacacaatcaacttctggagctcttctgccggACTGatcaggtgtctgtgtgtcagttctgcaaagagacagaccacaagtcccatcctgttgtacctctaaaggaggaatatgaagtgaagacggcccagctggggaagatagaggctgaagtccAGCAGATGATCCATGAGAGGCTAAATTATATTCAGGAGATTATAGACACAGTTAACCGCAGCAaagcagatgcagacagagagatagccgatggtgtgcagatcctcactgctctgaagcgctgcattgaaaagtgccaggatgacctcaaccaaatggttaaagagaaactgaaatccacagagaaacaagctgaacaccttatcaaagagctggagcaggaaatagaagatctgaccaatagaagctcagatgtgaagcagctctcacacactgaagaccacctccacttcctccaggccttcagatccctgaaggatcctccacccaccagggactggacgacggtggaggtccgtcctccgtcatacgtagggaccttgaggagatccctggatcagctggaggagacactgaacatggagatgaagaagctgcgtgatgctgaactgaagagggtccagcagtatgaagtagatgtgactctggatcctgatacagctcatccctgtCTCATACTCTCTGAGGATGGCAAACAAGTACACGATGGAGGTGGGAGGAagaaactcccagacaaccctaagagatttagaCTGGGTAGATGTGTTcacacgaggcagagcttctcagggagattttactttgaggtccaggttaaagacaggaCTGGATGGgggttaggagtggccagagagtccatcaacagaaaagATTGGATTATATTGACCCCTGAGACAGGTTATTGGACTCTTTACTTCAACAAGGATGTGTTGGTATTTAATGATCACCatgctgtccgtctccctccaagagctgagctccagaaggtgggtgtgtttgttgattatgatgagggtctggtctccttttatgatgtggaagccagggttcatatctactctgctactggctgcaccttcagtgagcctctctatccattccttTGCCCATGCAACAATGATTATAAAGGTAACAACTCTGCCCCTATggtcatctcacctgtcaatcaaacagaccaGGACATTTGTTTGATAGTAAAATAA